The following proteins come from a genomic window of Alphaproteobacteria bacterium GM7ARS4:
- the murA gene encoding UDP-N-acetylglucosamine 1-carboxyvinyltransferase: MVRRCYPPSKGRYDHTVSAFYIEEGRHPLKGSVSISGAKNATLPLMAACILSDESLNLLNVPDLADIATMCALLEHLGISIHHDKERRHMTLKAETITSSIAPYGLVRKMRASILVLAPLLARYGTARVALPGGCAIGSRPIDFHLQALQRFGVSIDVFDGDVIAQNRHGKRLRGARIVFPSISVGATENALMAACLAKGESILVNCAREPEVVDLARCLSSMGAQIDGIGRDVMHVQGVETLRGTRHHVIPDRIEAGSYALAVTACGGDIILEGCIGDHLTLLWDLLSQHGVVISQTRAHHTGPMAGQDNVRVRMASHRPCSFDVTTDAYPGFPTDLQAQLMAVACALGGTSTIKEHIFENRFMHVAELRRMNADIRIRGHAATVMGTSPLRGAHVKATDLRASMGLVIAGLAAQGATCIDDSDHIERGYEHIEKKFQSLGARIKKLDDKKNVL; this comes from the coding sequence ATGGTGAGGCGTTGTTATCCTCCATCGAAGGGGAGGTATGACCATACCGTGAGCGCCTTTTACATTGAGGAGGGGCGTCATCCTCTTAAGGGAAGCGTGTCTATCAGTGGCGCTAAGAACGCCACCTTGCCTCTCATGGCAGCATGCATTCTGAGTGATGAATCCCTCAATCTCTTGAACGTCCCCGACCTTGCCGATATTGCCACGATGTGTGCTTTGTTGGAGCATTTGGGTATCTCTATCCATCATGATAAGGAACGCCGCCATATGACACTCAAGGCGGAGACAATCACGTCGTCCATCGCCCCCTATGGTCTCGTGCGTAAGATGCGTGCGTCTATTCTCGTCCTTGCGCCACTCTTAGCGCGCTATGGCACGGCGCGGGTTGCTCTCCCGGGGGGGTGTGCCATTGGCTCACGTCCTATCGACTTTCATTTGCAAGCGTTACAACGTTTTGGTGTCTCCATCGATGTCTTTGATGGCGATGTCATTGCGCAGAATCGTCATGGGAAACGTTTGAGAGGGGCGCGCATCGTCTTTCCTTCTATTTCCGTTGGCGCAACAGAAAACGCGCTCATGGCCGCATGTCTTGCTAAAGGTGAGAGCATATTGGTGAATTGCGCGCGCGAACCAGAAGTCGTCGATTTGGCGCGTTGTCTATCCTCTATGGGGGCGCAAATTGACGGCATAGGCCGCGACGTGATGCATGTGCAAGGCGTGGAAACATTGCGAGGAACGCGCCATCACGTCATTCCCGACCGCATCGAGGCTGGAAGCTACGCCCTCGCTGTAACCGCATGTGGGGGCGACATCATCTTGGAAGGGTGCATAGGAGACCATCTCACATTGTTGTGGGACCTGCTGAGCCAGCACGGCGTTGTCATCTCTCAAACACGCGCACATCACACAGGACCAATGGCAGGACAAGATAATGTGCGGGTGCGCATGGCTTCGCATCGCCCATGCTCTTTCGATGTGACGACAGACGCTTACCCGGGTTTCCCCACAGACTTACAGGCACAATTGATGGCTGTCGCCTGTGCGTTGGGTGGGACATCGACCATCAAAGAACATATTTTCGAAAATCGTTTTATGCACGTGGCGGAATTACGCCGCATGAATGCCGACATTCGTATCAGAGGCCATGCCGCGACCGTCATGGGAACATCACCCTTACGAGGCGCTCATGTGAAAGCGACAGATTTACGCGCCTCTATGGGCCTTGTCATTGCAGGCTTGGCAGCACAAGGAGCAACATGCATAGATGACAGCGACCATATCGAGAGAGGATATGAACATATTGAAAAAAAATTCCAATCCCTTGGCGCACGCATAAAAAAACTTGACGACAAAAAAAACGTTCTATAG
- the mobA gene encoding molybdenum cofactor guanylyltransferase MobA — protein MTCEDIGGVILAGGQARRMGGTQKGFCAIGGKTLLTRVIERLAPQVGYLALNVPHKTDEVAYQSYAIPLFHDVVDGFFGPLAGILTSMETLSRRQDFHGRHFVSCPVDTPFIPRDMVTRFYRRMRHSSAQIVCAASRGRVHPVCALWPLALASDLRHALLSESVRKIDRWTARYSVAVESFDDKDYDPFFNINSDDERRYGEALLSSIEGEV, from the coding sequence ATGACATGTGAAGATATAGGGGGTGTCATCCTAGCGGGAGGGCAGGCGCGCCGTATGGGAGGCACACAAAAGGGCTTTTGTGCCATCGGTGGAAAAACGCTTCTTACGAGGGTCATCGAGCGCCTTGCGCCACAAGTAGGCTATCTCGCCCTCAATGTTCCCCATAAGACAGACGAGGTAGCGTATCAATCTTACGCTATTCCCCTTTTCCATGATGTGGTGGATGGCTTTTTTGGCCCCTTAGCGGGTATCTTGACAAGCATGGAGACATTATCGCGCAGGCAGGATTTCCATGGACGCCATTTTGTGAGCTGTCCTGTAGATACGCCCTTCATTCCACGAGACATGGTGACGCGTTTTTATCGGCGCATGCGCCATTCTTCTGCCCAGATTGTCTGTGCCGCCTCAAGAGGACGTGTCCATCCCGTCTGTGCTCTCTGGCCTCTTGCTCTTGCGTCTGACTTGCGCCATGCCCTTCTTAGTGAGTCTGTGCGTAAGATTGACCGATGGACAGCGCGTTATTCTGTCGCCGTCGAGTCGTTTGACGACAAGGACTACGACCCGTTCTTCAATATCAACAGCGATGATGAAAGACGCTATGGTGAGGCGTTGTTATCCTCCATCGAAGGGGAGGTATGA
- a CDS encoding formate dehydrogenase accessory sulfurtransferase FdhD: SRSGFTAWGIDLARRAGLTLIGRARGHRLTILSAAERVLHDNITS, from the coding sequence TCTCGCGCTCTGGTTTTACGGCATGGGGTATCGATTTGGCGCGTCGGGCGGGCTTAACATTGATAGGGCGGGCAAGAGGACATCGGCTCACGATATTATCGGCAGCCGAGCGCGTGCTCCATGATAATATAACGTCATGA
- a CDS encoding formate dehydrogenase accessory sulfurtransferase FdhD: MSPSSPSPLPIVPMPDASGLTRAMEGYDEHHTMLSLDVIEEKPLTLFLNRQEIVTMMTIGDYPEYLAVGYLLNQNMLHADDVITSIDYEQDIATIVVRTERHTDYEDKLRKKTHTSGCAVGTVFGDIMEKFDSVTLPQGYHVHISWIYTLLKKINMMPSLYLKAGAIHGCVLCHQDNVLLFMEDVGRHNAVDKIAGYMFRHGLSPEDKIFYTTGRLTSEMVIKT; this comes from the coding sequence ATGTCCCCTTCTTCTCCTTCGCCACTGCCTATCGTTCCTATGCCAGACGCCTCAGGCTTGACGCGTGCCATGGAGGGATATGACGAACATCATACCATGCTGTCATTGGATGTCATCGAAGAAAAACCTCTCACCCTCTTTCTTAACCGACAGGAAATCGTCACCATGATGACCATAGGGGATTATCCAGAGTATCTTGCCGTAGGGTATCTCCTTAATCAAAACATGCTCCATGCTGATGATGTTATCACCTCCATCGACTATGAACAAGACATTGCGACGATCGTTGTGCGCACCGAACGTCATACCGACTATGAAGACAAGCTACGTAAAAAAACGCATACCTCTGGCTGTGCCGTGGGGACGGTCTTTGGCGACATTATGGAAAAATTCGACTCCGTGACTCTTCCCCAAGGATACCATGTGCACATATCGTGGATTTATACGCTCCTCAAAAAAATCAACATGATGCCGAGCCTCTATCTTAAGGCAGGGGCGATTCATGGGTGTGTCTTATGTCATCAGGATAATGTGTTGCTCTTCATGGAGGATGTGGGGCGTCACAATGCGGTGGATAAAATCGCTGGTTATATGTTTCGGCATGGGCTATCCCCAGAGGATAAGATATTCTATACGACGGGGAGGCTCACCAGTGAAATGGTCATCAAGACGG
- a CDS encoding adenylosuccinate synthase: MPLHPKALSVIGMQWGDEGKGKIIDVLASAFDVVVRFQGGANAGHTIVHEGKKHKLSLIPSGVLHAHTVGVLGNGVVIDPWALVEEIERLTREGATISPHSLKIADNAGLIMPFHKDLDRLREEQSNGQQKIGTTGRGIGPAYEDKVGRRMVRVGDLLYPQSLRAKLQPMVEYHDILRRHYGERPIDMETLMDALTDVTPSLAPHVERVGNFLAQAAQNKKSILYEGAQGVLLDIDHGIYPYVTSSHTITSHAMCGSASPYPMYSPVLGVAKAYTTRVGEGYFPTELHESLGERLQREGREQGTVTNRTRRCGWFDAVLGRYATHMAGVRAIALTKIDVLDQFESLNICTHYQSGTDRLDDLPHTRDAIESLRPVYESHEGWMCSTSGIERFEDLPPNAQRYIQRIETLLGVPVALISTSPERNAIIIRQEHMPFAIRV; this comes from the coding sequence ATGCCTCTCCATCCCAAAGCCTTGAGCGTTATCGGCATGCAATGGGGTGATGAAGGCAAGGGCAAGATTATCGATGTCCTCGCCTCAGCCTTTGACGTGGTTGTACGCTTTCAAGGGGGTGCGAACGCCGGCCATACCATTGTCCATGAGGGGAAAAAACACAAATTGAGTCTTATTCCCTCTGGTGTTCTCCATGCCCATACTGTTGGCGTGCTCGGCAACGGTGTCGTCATCGACCCATGGGCGTTGGTGGAAGAGATAGAGCGCCTGACACGTGAAGGCGCGACCATATCCCCTCACTCCCTCAAGATTGCCGATAATGCCGGGCTTATCATGCCTTTTCATAAAGACCTCGACCGCCTACGGGAAGAGCAAAGCAACGGACAGCAGAAAATTGGCACGACAGGGCGTGGCATTGGGCCCGCCTATGAAGACAAAGTAGGGAGGCGTATGGTGCGCGTGGGCGACCTTCTCTATCCCCAAAGCCTCAGAGCAAAATTACAACCCATGGTCGAGTATCACGATATTTTACGCCGCCATTATGGCGAACGCCCTATCGATATGGAGACACTCATGGATGCCCTCACGGACGTGACGCCTTCCCTTGCGCCCCATGTGGAGAGAGTCGGGAATTTTCTTGCTCAAGCGGCGCAAAACAAGAAGTCGATCCTCTATGAAGGCGCTCAAGGCGTGTTGCTGGATATTGACCATGGAATTTACCCCTATGTTACATCCTCACACACCATCACATCACATGCCATGTGTGGCTCGGCAAGCCCCTACCCTATGTATAGCCCTGTCCTAGGCGTCGCAAAAGCCTACACAACACGTGTAGGCGAAGGGTATTTCCCTACGGAACTCCATGAGTCGTTAGGTGAGCGTCTCCAACGTGAAGGGAGAGAGCAAGGCACTGTGACAAACCGCACAAGACGTTGCGGCTGGTTCGATGCCGTCCTCGGGCGGTATGCAACCCATATGGCGGGTGTGCGCGCCATCGCCCTGACAAAGATCGATGTGCTCGACCAATTTGAGTCGCTCAATATATGTACCCATTATCAGTCGGGGACAGACCGCCTCGATGACCTTCCTCACACGCGTGACGCCATCGAGTCACTACGCCCAGTCTATGAGAGCCATGAGGGATGGATGTGCTCTACCAGCGGCATCGAGCGTTTCGAGGACTTGCCACCCAACGCCCAACGCTACATCCAACGTATCGAGACACTCCTTGGCGTGCCTGTCGCCCTTATCTCGACCAGCCCCGAACGCAACGCCATAATCATAAGACAAGAACACATGCCCTTTGCTATAAGAGTCTAG
- a CDS encoding site-specific DNA-methyltransferase has translation MACATPYFNTRDIVIYKDDILTIQHIPESSVDLIVTSPPYNVDIRYNAHKDNVSYEAYLAFTEQWIRKCYALARDDGRFCLNIPLDKNKGGQQAVCADITHIAKKIGWHYHSTIVWHEGNISRRTAWGSWMSASAPYVIAPVEVIVVLYKKRWKKNNGRSTSDITKQEFMDWTNGVWTFNGQGKKGAGGHPAAFPIELPKRCIKIFSFKGDTILDPFVGSGSTLIAAQTHGRRGIGIDIDQQYCDIAIGRLCKETDIVASCHGQQT, from the coding sequence ATGGCCTGTGCTACGCCCTATTTCAATACACGTGACATTGTCATCTACAAGGATGACATATTGACGATACAGCATATCCCCGAATCCTCCGTTGACCTTATCGTCACGTCTCCTCCCTATAATGTGGACATCCGCTACAATGCTCACAAGGATAACGTATCTTATGAGGCGTATTTGGCATTTACTGAGCAATGGATAAGAAAATGCTATGCCCTTGCAAGAGATGACGGACGATTTTGCCTAAACATTCCCCTCGATAAGAACAAAGGGGGACAACAAGCGGTTTGTGCCGATATCACCCATATTGCTAAAAAAATTGGATGGCACTACCATTCGACCATCGTTTGGCATGAAGGCAACATCTCACGCCGGACGGCATGGGGGTCTTGGATGTCTGCGTCAGCACCCTATGTTATTGCTCCCGTCGAGGTCATTGTCGTCTTGTATAAAAAAAGGTGGAAGAAAAACAACGGAAGAAGCACGAGCGATATAACAAAGCAAGAGTTCATGGATTGGACAAACGGGGTATGGACGTTCAACGGACAGGGGAAAAAAGGGGCTGGTGGTCATCCTGCTGCTTTTCCGATTGAGCTCCCTAAGAGATGTATCAAAATCTTTAGTTTCAAAGGAGATACCATCCTCGACCCATTTGTTGGGAGTGGGTCCACACTGATTGCCGCACAGACGCATGGACGAAGAGGCATTGGCATAGATATTGACCAACAGTATTGCGATATTGCCATTGGTCGTCTGTGCAAAGAAACAGATATTGTTGCGTCATGCCATGGACAGCAAACGTAA
- a CDS encoding HNH endonuclease, whose product MDSKRKTPLTQHHLLMDFFKKNPHRDIPHPEIVDWATAEWMKRTGNVFRDPDRGIRKLHQSGYLIKVKKGVYRYHPEDVKRRRPEDFSAEQKRKILERDQYRCVICGRGKKDGVELHVDHIKPKDLGGKATIENGQTLCAQHNFIKKNLKQTETGKKMFIRLYHLAKKENNDELLTFCTDILKIYEAHAMNGHIVWEK is encoded by the coding sequence ATGGACAGCAAACGTAAAACACCTCTCACCCAACATCATCTCTTGATGGATTTCTTTAAGAAAAATCCCCATAGGGATATTCCTCACCCCGAAATTGTAGATTGGGCAACGGCAGAGTGGATGAAGAGAACAGGCAACGTGTTTAGAGATCCTGATAGGGGAATACGCAAACTCCATCAGTCTGGCTACCTCATAAAAGTGAAAAAAGGCGTCTACCGTTATCATCCTGAAGACGTGAAGAGAAGGCGTCCAGAAGACTTTTCTGCTGAACAAAAGAGGAAGATTTTAGAGCGTGACCAATATCGGTGCGTTATATGTGGAAGAGGAAAAAAAGACGGAGTCGAACTGCATGTCGACCATATCAAGCCAAAAGATTTAGGAGGAAAAGCAACAATAGAGAACGGACAAACGCTGTGCGCTCAGCATAATTTCATCAAAAAAAACCTCAAACAAACCGAGACAGGCAAAAAAATGTTCATTAGGCTTTATCATCTCGCAAAAAAAGAAAACAATGACGAGCTCTTGACCTTTTGCACGGACATCTTGAAAATATATGAAGCCCATGCTATGAATGGTCATATTGTGTGGGAGAAGTGA
- a CDS encoding ribonuclease D, giving the protein MTLCDHDIPADVDFGDAVAVDGEAMGLRIARDRLCLLQLADAQGNCFLVRLTKTDKTSSPPAPNLKKLLENPSVLKIFHFARFDVAALYHHMNILCQPIYCTRTASKFARTYTDRHGLSVLCREFFGFDISKQQQSSDWGNTSLSKDQIRYAYRDVLYLHRLMERLNAMLEREGRMRYAQACFDFLPQRALIDLGGWEEDIFAH; this is encoded by the coding sequence ATGACACTTTGCGACCATGACATCCCCGCTGATGTCGATTTTGGCGATGCTGTGGCGGTGGATGGTGAGGCAATGGGGTTGCGTATCGCCCGTGATAGGCTCTGTCTCCTCCAACTGGCTGATGCGCAAGGCAATTGCTTTCTGGTGCGCTTGACGAAAACCGACAAGACGTCCTCTCCTCCCGCCCCCAATCTCAAAAAACTCTTAGAAAATCCGTCCGTCTTAAAGATTTTCCATTTTGCCCGTTTTGATGTGGCCGCCCTTTACCACCATATGAATATCCTGTGTCAACCCATCTATTGCACACGTACCGCCTCTAAATTTGCGCGCACCTACACAGACCGCCATGGCCTCAGCGTCTTATGCCGAGAATTTTTTGGCTTTGACATATCGAAGCAACAACAGAGTTCAGATTGGGGCAACACGTCACTCAGCAAAGATCAAATACGCTATGCCTATCGTGATGTGTTGTATCTCCATCGCCTCATGGAGAGGCTCAACGCCATGCTCGAACGCGAAGGGCGTATGCGCTATGCGCAAGCATGTTTTGACTTTCTCCCGCAACGGGCGCTTATCGATTTAGGGGGATGGGAAGAAGATATCTTTGCCCATTAG
- the mfd gene encoding transcription-repair coupling factor — protein MKSVKKRIWRGEVCAGSEVLALTQLMDESDATAFLYIVNAEQDLYGMAHAIAFFGNGREVYTLPAWDCMPYDHMDPHPSRVARRIATMCALERKARQKACHDAQGKTRQYVVLISAASLLQRLTPLSFWQDKRFSLRQGEELETDRLQQFLHAYGYERCDIVKRHGDYAWRGGIIDMFPPTTPHPLRIDLLDSMVESMRFFDVERQRSLETCQRFALPPSREYGLDKEHCRLFRSRYRALEGGGLDGDMVYAHVSEGRHRVGLCHWLPLFFDKTSTLLDYLPEDVVIVTHDDGDDRLEGRYAMIQDYRRSREMIRGRKSKEAHDDEESLSGGRLLPLEPSSHALYMTPSTWEERASCLARCILSSFKVPEGQTGTNVHCRPIIDSKEQARPLHVLKACWHRAQQGNIPLLIIADSERHRQHVRAMLTSQQSHVDDDLPAITDVASYGAVGKEGIHIAQGQWRGSFISHALAVVTTRDLFGERTDSSSSIRKAQAILYEKAPFPEDSLVVHKDYGIGRYQGIQALDIDGAPHDCLTILYAQGEQLFVPVENIAYLSRYGQKDDVPLDRLGHESWKRRAQRAKKHIYAMAHELVATEARRRMVRAPVMDVASSAYDEFCGHFPFTETDEQRKAFEDVLQDLSSGTPMERLLCGDTGFGKTEVALRAAFVATCAGYQVLVMAPTTLLARQHADVFSRRFHMFGIKCVMLSRFTSAKEIRLHKDAVARGDVSIVIGTHGVLHASLQFSQLGLVIIDEEQHFGVRQKETFKKTYPHIHTLSLSATPIPRTLSMALGGIRDISMMTTPPVDRLPVRCFCMPFDSFVIQKALLREHERGGRSFYVAPHIRDVERITPFLRQLVPQLRIAVAHGRETAARLEHMMGGFYDGDYDLLLSTSIIESGLDIPLANTLIVERANMFGMAQLYQLRGRVGRSHHQAWAYFTWHGRLSTDGARRRLHVLERLEDRGAGLTVAQSDLDIRGAGTLLGSKQSGHIREIGSELYQQMVQDAVKAMGRETSPKTSHTADYTIRINLGIPVCIPEDYIANMALRLGLYRRIGDLEDIHMLDDFILEMTDRFGKPPEVFHHFMEMVRLKHMCRPLSIEQLDAGPKGMTCRFHKNQCPYGDKLLAWALKEPSHVGVRPDQRFVVRADWHNTAQRIEGVKTYIGKIARYAQDETRLAER, from the coding sequence ATGAAGAGTGTCAAGAAGCGCATATGGCGAGGTGAGGTGTGTGCGGGAAGTGAGGTGCTGGCCCTTACCCAGTTGATGGACGAGAGTGATGCCACAGCCTTTCTCTATATCGTGAATGCCGAGCAAGACCTCTATGGGATGGCACACGCCATCGCGTTCTTTGGGAACGGGCGAGAGGTGTATACGCTCCCCGCATGGGATTGCATGCCTTATGACCACATGGACCCTCACCCTTCGAGAGTCGCCAGACGTATCGCCACCATGTGCGCCCTCGAACGCAAGGCGCGACAGAAGGCATGCCATGACGCGCAAGGAAAAACACGACAATATGTTGTGTTAATCTCAGCGGCATCTCTTTTACAACGTCTCACGCCTCTCTCTTTTTGGCAAGATAAGCGCTTTTCCTTGAGACAAGGGGAAGAGCTCGAGACAGACAGGCTCCAGCAGTTTCTCCATGCCTATGGCTACGAGCGTTGCGACATCGTCAAGCGTCATGGCGACTATGCATGGCGGGGAGGGATTATCGATATGTTTCCGCCTACAACGCCACACCCTCTACGTATAGACTTGTTAGATAGCATGGTCGAGAGCATGCGTTTTTTCGATGTGGAACGCCAGCGTTCCCTTGAGACATGTCAGCGGTTCGCCCTTCCGCCATCCCGTGAATATGGTTTGGATAAGGAGCATTGTCGTCTCTTTCGTTCTCGTTATCGCGCTCTCGAGGGAGGCGGACTCGATGGGGATATGGTGTATGCCCATGTCAGCGAGGGACGCCATCGGGTGGGCTTGTGTCACTGGTTGCCTCTGTTTTTTGATAAGACATCGACGCTGCTGGACTATCTCCCTGAAGATGTCGTCATCGTTACCCATGATGACGGGGATGACAGACTCGAGGGACGCTATGCCATGATTCAAGACTATAGGCGTAGCCGTGAGATGATAAGAGGGAGGAAAAGCAAAGAGGCCCATGATGACGAAGAGAGCCTCTCTGGCGGGCGTCTTCTTCCTCTCGAGCCTTCTTCCCATGCGCTCTATATGACTCCATCCACATGGGAAGAACGCGCGTCTTGTCTGGCGCGTTGTATTCTCTCGAGCTTCAAGGTGCCAGAGGGACAGACAGGGACCAACGTTCATTGCCGTCCCATCATTGACAGCAAGGAGCAGGCGCGTCCTCTCCATGTGCTCAAGGCATGTTGGCATCGCGCTCAGCAAGGCAACATACCGTTGCTTATCATTGCCGACAGCGAGCGCCATAGACAGCATGTTCGCGCCATGCTGACATCCCAGCAGAGTCATGTCGATGACGACCTTCCCGCTATCACTGACGTTGCGTCCTATGGCGCTGTGGGCAAGGAAGGTATCCATATCGCTCAAGGGCAGTGGCGAGGAAGTTTTATATCGCATGCGCTTGCTGTCGTCACGACCCGCGATCTGTTCGGTGAGCGCACAGACTCCTCCTCGTCCATACGCAAAGCGCAAGCCATCCTCTATGAAAAAGCTCCTTTCCCAGAGGATAGCCTCGTTGTCCATAAGGATTATGGTATCGGGCGTTATCAGGGAATCCAAGCATTAGATATTGATGGCGCGCCCCATGATTGTTTGACTATCCTGTATGCTCAAGGTGAGCAACTCTTCGTGCCAGTCGAGAATATCGCCTATCTCTCGAGATATGGGCAAAAGGATGACGTCCCCCTTGACCGATTGGGGCATGAGTCGTGGAAGAGACGCGCCCAACGGGCAAAGAAGCACATCTATGCGATGGCACATGAGCTGGTGGCCACAGAAGCACGGCGTCGCATGGTGCGCGCGCCTGTGATGGATGTCGCCTCTAGCGCGTATGATGAATTTTGCGGACATTTCCCCTTCACTGAGACGGATGAACAACGTAAAGCCTTTGAGGACGTCCTACAGGATTTATCCTCTGGCACACCGATGGAGCGTCTCCTCTGTGGTGATACGGGTTTTGGGAAAACGGAAGTTGCCTTACGGGCAGCCTTTGTCGCCACATGCGCTGGTTATCAAGTGTTGGTCATGGCGCCGACAACCCTCCTTGCGCGTCAGCATGCGGATGTCTTTTCCCGTCGTTTTCACATGTTTGGTATCAAATGTGTGATGTTGTCCCGATTCACGAGCGCAAAGGAGATACGCCTGCATAAAGACGCTGTGGCGCGAGGTGACGTCTCCATTGTCATCGGCACCCATGGCGTGCTCCATGCGTCTCTCCAATTTTCCCAATTGGGATTGGTCATCATTGACGAGGAACAGCATTTTGGTGTCCGCCAGAAAGAGACGTTTAAGAAGACATATCCCCACATACACACCCTTTCTCTGTCGGCAACACCCATTCCAAGAACGCTCTCTATGGCCTTGGGGGGTATACGTGACATCAGCATGATGACGACGCCTCCTGTGGATCGATTGCCTGTGCGTTGTTTTTGCATGCCTTTCGATTCGTTCGTTATCCAAAAGGCGTTATTGCGAGAGCATGAACGGGGTGGTCGTTCTTTCTATGTCGCGCCCCATATTCGGGATGTGGAACGTATTACACCATTCCTCAGACAGCTCGTGCCACAGCTACGTATTGCCGTTGCCCATGGCAGGGAGACGGCGGCGCGTCTCGAGCATATGATGGGAGGATTTTATGATGGCGACTATGATCTGTTGCTTTCGACCTCTATCATCGAGTCGGGGCTTGATATTCCCCTTGCCAATACATTAATTGTGGAACGCGCCAATATGTTCGGTATGGCGCAACTCTACCAGTTGCGAGGGCGTGTCGGGCGTTCCCACCACCAAGCATGGGCATATTTTACATGGCATGGACGCCTGAGTACCGATGGCGCAAGAAGACGTCTCCACGTGTTAGAACGTCTGGAGGATAGAGGCGCTGGTCTCACGGTCGCCCAAAGCGACCTCGATATCAGAGGCGCTGGCACGCTCCTTGGGAGCAAGCAGTCAGGACACATACGAGAGATAGGAAGCGAACTTTATCAGCAGATGGTACAGGATGCCGTGAAGGCTATGGGACGAGAGACGTCGCCTAAGACATCCCATACAGCAGACTATACGATACGTATCAATCTGGGTATCCCCGTCTGTATTCCAGAAGACTACATTGCCAATATGGCCTTACGCCTTGGTTTATATCGACGTATCGGTGACTTAGAGGATATTCATATGCTCGATGATTTTATCCTTGAGATGACGGATAGATTCGGCAAGCCGCCAGAGGTTTTTCACCATTTCATGGAGATGGTGCGCCTCAAGCATATGTGTCGGCCCCTGAGCATCGAGCAATTGGACGCTGGTCCTAAAGGCATGACATGTCGATTTCACAAGAACCAATGTCCCTATGGCGATAAACTTCTCGCATGGGCTCTCAAAGAGCCTTCACATGTAGGCGTGCGTCCCGACCAACGCTTTGTTGTGCGTGCTGACTGGCATAACACGGCACAGCGTATCGAAGGCGTCAAAACCTATATTGGCAAGATAGCGCGTTATGCGCAAGACGAGACGCGTCTCGCTGAGCGCTAA
- a CDS encoding succinate dehydrogenase assembly factor 2, with protein sequence MIGHAGQKTSLVRDEQSRRKRLLYRCCRRGTQEMDILIEEFIRQCMKDQRYPLSALEAFVALSDDTLYGLLTHRAGQKHEADGAMRHVLETFLRRYAVETPQQEQSPSPSPSSTS encoded by the coding sequence ATGATAGGCCATGCAGGGCAAAAAACATCGCTTGTCAGGGACGAGCAGAGCCGTCGAAAGCGTCTTCTTTATCGTTGTTGTCGACGTGGCACGCAAGAGATGGATATTCTCATTGAGGAATTCATTCGCCAATGTATGAAAGACCAGCGCTATCCCTTGTCGGCATTGGAGGCCTTTGTGGCGCTGAGTGATGATACGCTTTATGGCCTTCTCACCCACCGAGCGGGGCAGAAGCACGAGGCAGATGGCGCAATGCGCCATGTTCTAGAGACATTTTTACGGCGCTATGCTGTTGAGACGCCTCAGCAAGAGCAAAGCCCATCCCCGTCCCCCTCATCCACCTCATGA